In one Dermacentor albipictus isolate Rhodes 1998 colony chromosome 4, USDA_Dalb.pri_finalv2, whole genome shotgun sequence genomic region, the following are encoded:
- the LOC135919236 gene encoding neprilysin-11-like — translation MLVRARESRSSAARAEDAAEQAASVSRRLQVRATSECRTAAFQGRSAAAEGVARATTEAPRPEPPQPAVVVAAAPDGVGGGGGGGGGAPATGLLLVPGSQRWEGLRYLVYWGLVSGLLVLVLGLVGFISLPAVRWAPWEWGFGGAGSASDSAAEGGDPAARVVSRGGPPLAQQARRAAPRRLKLQDAPRGGGAGRGAEACSTPACAEQASRIQAELEYSVDPCVDFYHFVCSRWIQRHPRGGSVDQLQLESYSSRLADLLERPSEHVPEMQRFFANCLRPQENLFSEIRATFFYLLGFQALLDFYGKFSDTNVSRLERELSALMERPELEPLALSRCKTMALVDLPAIDYLRWAPMLRSAFGTDDIFPQDLIKLACPGYVLGLFNRGSLPRVTDLLNYVLFRIVAALSPFMANATLRDATSRAYATSGSAAPLTPRQLCVRLLDRFEPAVPMYLAANMSLAYLGAEGDVQDLLEGHLQVVFEKYVDEFFKSTGEFRTSALQALRDMGWDLVRPSAIEDESFRRQYLDGLYTNMPMSPLAYFYYFWLKKSVSRQRRGFGASPTSGSGGGEQLWSGWSGGFLSTYPRLAPPFRRLEIPLPVFNMALGDDPSVRHLQIPRVAPRVYAALLRFLYHSALNANGNNNLTEATEDATAMFQRVRACVEEQYAPLRSPSPSPSASTSGAEADAGPAASSSVQDMLDVLSVVPAFEAYRAYLTADFRLQTAADLNSRQLFFVYYAASHCADETVAPRRGRSPARLRVNGPLRNMPEFADAFKCPVGSFMNPTKVCAL, via the exons ATGCTCGTTCGAGCCCGCGAGTCCCGCTCCAGCGCTGCGAGGGCTGAAGACGCTGCCGAGCAGGCGGCGTCTGTTTCCCGCAGACTTCAAGTTCGCGCGACGTCCGAATGTCGCACTGCTGCGTTCCAGGGCCGCAGTGCGGCCGCCGAAGGCGTTGCTCGCGCTACGACCGAGGCGCCGCGACCCGAGCCGCCGCAACCCGCGGTCGTGGTAGCGGCTGCGCCCGACGGCgttggcggtggcggtggcggcggcggcggcgctccGGCCACGGGTCTCCTGCTGGTGCCGGGCTCCCAGCGCTGGGAGGGTCTCCGCTACCTCGTCTACTGGGGCCTCGTATCGGGACTGCTGGTGCTCGTGCTGGGCCTGGTGGGCTTCATCAGCTTGCCGGCCGTGCGGTGGGCGCCCTGGGAGTGGGGCTTCGGAGGCGCCGGATCGGCATCCGACTCCGCGGCCGAAGGCGGCGACCCCGCGGCTAGAGTCGTCTCTCGCGGAGGCCCCCCGCTGGCGCAGCAGGCCCGGAGGGCGGCTCCGCGGAGGCTCAAGCTGCAGGACGCACCCAGG GGCGGCGGAGCGGGGCGCGGTGCGGAGGCGTGCTCGACCCCGGCGTGCGCCGAGCAGGCGTCCCGCATCCAGGCCGAGCTGGAGTACTCGGTGGACCCGTGCGTGGACTTCTACCACTTCGTGTGCTCGCGCTGGATCCAGCGGCACCCGCGCGGTGGCTCCGTCGACCAGCTCCAGCTGGAGTCCTACTCGAGCCGCCTGGCCGACCTGCTCGAGAGGCCCTCGGAGCACGTGCCCGAGATGCAGCGCTTCTTCGCAAACTGCCTCCGGCCGCAGGAGAACCTGTTCTCGGAGATTCGCGCCACCTTCTTCTACCTGCTCGGATTCCAG GCGCTGCTGGACTTCTACGGCAAGTTCTCGGACACCAACGTGTCTCGGCTGGAGCGCGAGCTGAGCGCGCTGATGGAGCGGCCCGAGCTCGAACCCCTGGCGCTGTCTCGGTGCAAGACCATGGCCCTGGTCGACCTGCCGGCCATCGACTACCTGCGGTGGGCGCCTATGCTGCGGAGCGCCTTTGGCACCGACGACATCTTCCCACAG GACCTGATCAAGCTCGCGTGCCCCGGCTACGTGCTGGGCCTGTTCAACCGGGGCTCCCTGCCGCGCGTCACCGACCTGCTCAACTACGTGCTGTTCCGCATCGTGGCCGCGCTCAGCCCGTTCATGGCCAACGCGACGCTGCGCGACGCCACGTCGCGCGCTTACGCCACTTCCGGCTCGGCGGCCCCGCTGACGCCACGGCAGCTGTGCGTGCGCCTGCTTGACCGCTTCGAACCCGCGGTGCCCATGTACCTGGCGGCCAACATGTCGCTCGCCTACCTGGGCGCCGAGGGGGACGTCCAGGACCTGCTCGAGGGACATCTGCAG GTGGTCTTCGAGAAGTACGTGGACGAGTTCTTCAAGTCTACGGGCGAGTTTCGGACGTCGGCGCTGCAGGCGCTGCGCGACATGGGCTGGGATCTGGTGCGGCCGTCGGCCATCGAGGACGAGTCGTTCCGGCGCCAGTACCTGGACGGCCTGTACACCAACATGCCCATGTCGCCGCTGGCCTACTTCTACTACTTCTGGCTCAAGAAGTCCGTGTCACGCCAGCGGCGCGGATTCGGCGCGTCGCCCACGTCGGGCagcggcggcggagagcagctgTGGAGCGGCTGGTCGGGCGGCTTCCTGTCCACCTACCCGCGACTGGCGCCGCCCTTCCGCCGGCTCGAGATCCCGCTGCCGGTGTTCAACATGGCGCTCGGCGACGACCCCTCCGTGCGGCACCTGCAGATACCGCGCGTGGCCCCCCGCGTCTACGCCGCCCTGCTGCGCTTTCTCTACCACAGCGCCCTCAACGCCAACGGCAACAACAACCTGACCGAGGCGACCGAGGACGCGACCGCCATGTTCCAGCGGGTGCGCGCCTGCGTCGAGGAGCAGTACGCGCCGCTCAGGTCGCCCTCCCCCTCGCCTTCCGCCTCGACGAGCGGCGCCGAAGCCGACGCGGGCCCCGCGGCTTCGTCGTCGGTGCAGGACATGCTGGACGTCCTGTCCGTGGTGCCGGCGTTCGAGGCGTACCGCGCGTACCTGACCGCCGACTTCCGGTTGCAGACGGCTGCCGACCTGAACAGTCGACAGCTGTTCTTCGTCTACTACGCGGCGTCGCACTGCGCAGACGAGACGGTGGCGCCGCGGCGCGGTCGCAGCCCGGCGAGGCTCCGGGTGAACGGACCCCTGCGAAACATGCCCGAATTCGCGGACGCCTTCAAGTGCCCCGTCGGTTCGTTCATGAACCCGACCAAAGTGTGTGCCCTGTGA